In the genome of Dickeya fangzhongdai, one region contains:
- a CDS encoding phosphoadenylyl-sulfate reductase, protein MSMLNLEALRALPQPEQAAALADVNQQLESLSAQERVSWALENLPGEFVLSSSFGIQAAVCLHLVTRQRPDIPVILTDTGYLFTETYQFIDQLTEQLGLNLQVYRAAQSPAWQEARYGKLWEQGLTGIEQYNQINKVEPMDRALQELRAGTWFAGLRREQSGSREGLPVLAIKRGVFKFLPIIDWDNRTVYQYLKANGLSYHPLWEQGYLSVGDTHTTRKWEPGMSEEETRFFGLKRECGLHEG, encoded by the coding sequence ATGTCTATGTTGAATCTGGAGGCGCTGCGCGCCTTGCCCCAACCGGAACAGGCCGCCGCGCTGGCGGACGTTAACCAACAGCTGGAGAGTCTGTCCGCGCAGGAGCGCGTCAGCTGGGCGCTGGAAAACCTGCCGGGCGAGTTTGTGCTTTCCTCCAGTTTCGGCATTCAGGCAGCGGTGTGCCTGCATCTGGTTACCCGACAGCGGCCGGATATTCCGGTGATCCTCACCGATACCGGTTATCTGTTTACAGAGACGTATCAGTTCATCGATCAACTGACCGAACAGTTGGGTCTTAACCTTCAGGTTTACCGTGCCGCGCAGTCTCCCGCCTGGCAGGAGGCGCGTTACGGCAAACTGTGGGAGCAGGGGCTGACAGGCATTGAGCAGTACAACCAGATCAATAAAGTCGAGCCGATGGATCGGGCGTTGCAGGAACTGCGCGCCGGCACCTGGTTCGCTGGTCTGCGCCGTGAACAGTCGGGCAGCCGTGAAGGGTTGCCGGTGCTGGCGATCAAGCGCGGCGTATTCAAGTTTTTGCCGATCATCGACTGGGATAACCGCACGGTGTACCAGTACCTGAAAGCCAACGGATTGAGCTACCACCCGCTATGGGAACAGGGCTATCTGTCGGTGGGCGATACGCATACCACCCGCAAGTGGGAACCGGGCATGAGCGAGGAAGAAACCCGTTTCTTCGGCCTGAAACGCGAATGCGGGCTGCATGAAGGCTGA
- a CDS encoding protein-L-isoaspartate(D-aspartate) O-methyltransferase has translation MVNKRVQTLLAQLHQQGIQDERLLQAMASVPRERFVDEAFEHKAYDNVALPIGSGQTISQPYIVARMTELLRLTPESRVLEIGTGSGYQTAILAHLVRHVFSVERIKCLQWQAKRRLKQLDLHNVSTRHGDGWQGWASKGPFDAIIVTAAPPEIPSALMAQLDEGGVMVLPVGEEQQTLQVVLHRNGEFIVQTVEMVRFVPLVKGELA, from the coding sequence ATGGTGAATAAACGCGTGCAAACGTTGCTGGCGCAGCTTCACCAGCAGGGAATTCAGGACGAACGCCTGTTGCAGGCCATGGCCTCGGTTCCTCGCGAGCGTTTTGTTGACGAGGCGTTCGAACATAAAGCCTATGATAACGTCGCCCTGCCGATCGGTTCCGGACAAACCATCTCTCAACCTTACATCGTAGCCAGAATGACCGAGCTGCTGCGGCTGACACCGGAGTCCCGCGTGCTGGAGATCGGCACCGGTTCCGGTTATCAGACCGCGATTCTGGCGCATCTGGTGCGGCATGTGTTTTCGGTGGAGCGTATTAAATGCCTCCAGTGGCAGGCCAAGCGGCGTCTTAAGCAACTCGACCTGCACAATGTGTCCACCCGTCATGGCGATGGCTGGCAAGGTTGGGCGTCCAAAGGGCCGTTTGACGCCATCATCGTCACGGCGGCGCCGCCGGAGATTCCGTCCGCACTGATGGCGCAATTGGACGAAGGCGGCGTCATGGTCTTGCCCGTAGGCGAAGAGCAGCAGACATTACAGGTCGTTTTGCATCGCAACGGCGAGTTTATCGTTCAGACGGTGGAAATGGTTCGGTTTGTTCCGCTGGTCAAAGGAGAATTGGCCTGA
- the cysG gene encoding siroheme synthase CysG, whose amino-acid sequence MNYLPIFADLRQRPVLVVGGGEVATRKIDLLQRAGAEVRVAARSLCEPLHEQHQAGRLAWVAQEFSPALLDNVFLVIAATDDAALNATVFEEANRRQLLVNVVDDQPKCSFIFPSLIDRSPLMVAISSGGQAPVLARLLREKLEALLPARLGQMAALAGKWRGRIKQRLASITERRRFWERIFTGRFSSLVAAGQLAQAEQELEQQLAQPDIQQGEVALVGAGPGDAGLLTLRGLQVIQQADVVLYDHLVSDEVLDLVRRDAERICVGKRASAHLLPQDEINALLVKLAQEGKRVVRLKGGDPFIFGRGGEELQQVAQAGIPFQVVPGITAAAGATAYAGIPLTHRDYAQSVIFITGHCRPDGDALEWATLARGRQTLAIYMGAVKSAEISQQLIAHGRAPHTPVAVIGRGTRQDQQVLTGTLTELEQLAQQAPTPALLVIGEVVNLHQHIAWFGEQARMTPTDGRSAVVNLA is encoded by the coding sequence GTGAACTATCTCCCTATATTCGCCGATCTCCGGCAACGCCCCGTGCTGGTCGTCGGGGGCGGCGAGGTGGCAACCCGCAAGATTGACCTGCTGCAGCGCGCCGGGGCTGAGGTTCGGGTGGCGGCGCGGTCGCTGTGCGAGCCGCTGCATGAGCAGCATCAGGCGGGTCGGCTGGCATGGGTCGCGCAGGAATTTTCGCCTGCGCTGCTGGATAACGTGTTTCTGGTGATTGCCGCGACCGATGATGCCGCGCTGAATGCCACGGTATTTGAGGAAGCCAATCGCCGTCAGTTGCTGGTCAACGTGGTGGATGATCAGCCCAAATGCTCATTCATTTTTCCTTCGCTGATCGACCGCTCGCCGCTGATGGTGGCGATTTCGTCCGGCGGTCAGGCGCCGGTGCTGGCGCGTTTGCTGCGGGAAAAACTGGAGGCGCTGCTGCCCGCCCGTCTGGGGCAGATGGCGGCGCTGGCCGGAAAATGGCGCGGCCGCATCAAGCAGCGGCTGGCGTCGATAACGGAACGCCGTCGTTTTTGGGAGCGCATTTTTACCGGTCGTTTTTCCAGTCTGGTGGCCGCCGGGCAACTGGCGCAGGCCGAGCAGGAACTGGAACAGCAGCTGGCGCAGCCCGATATTCAGCAAGGCGAGGTGGCGCTGGTTGGCGCCGGGCCGGGCGACGCCGGTTTGCTGACGCTGCGCGGCCTGCAGGTGATTCAGCAGGCGGATGTGGTGCTTTACGACCATCTGGTCAGCGATGAGGTGCTGGATCTGGTGCGCCGTGACGCGGAGCGGATTTGCGTCGGTAAACGCGCCAGCGCGCATCTGCTGCCGCAAGACGAGATTAACGCGCTGCTGGTGAAGCTGGCGCAGGAAGGCAAGCGGGTAGTGCGGCTGAAAGGCGGCGACCCCTTTATTTTTGGTCGTGGCGGCGAAGAGCTGCAGCAGGTGGCGCAGGCGGGGATTCCGTTTCAGGTGGTGCCGGGCATCACCGCGGCGGCTGGCGCCACGGCGTATGCCGGCATTCCGCTGACGCACCGGGATTACGCGCAGAGCGTGATATTTATCACCGGGCACTGCCGCCCGGATGGCGACGCGCTGGAGTGGGCGACGCTGGCGCGCGGCCGACAGACACTGGCTATTTACATGGGTGCGGTCAAGTCGGCGGAAATCAGCCAGCAGTTGATCGCGCATGGCCGGGCGCCGCACACGCCGGTGGCGGTAATCGGCCGCGGCACGCGGCAGGATCAACAGGTGCTGACCGGCACGCTGACGGAACTGGAACAACTGGCGCAGCAGGCTCCGACGCCGGCGCTGCTGGTGATTGGCGAGGTGGTGAATTTACATCAACACATCGCCTGGTTTGGTGAACAAGCGCGGATGACGCCGACTGACGGGCGCTCGGCCGTGGTGAATCTGGCTTAA
- the ispF gene encoding 2-C-methyl-D-erythritol 2,4-cyclodiphosphate synthase produces the protein MRIGHGFDVHKFGGEGPLVIGGVRIPYERGLLAHSDGDVVLHAVTDALLGAAAMGDIGKLFPDTDPAYRGIDSRELLREAWRRITAKGYQLGNLDVTIIAQAPKMAPHIPQMRVNIAEDLQSHMDDVNVKATTTEQLGFTGRGEGIACEAVVLLVKSDATGVVAW, from the coding sequence ATGCGTATCGGTCACGGTTTTGATGTGCATAAATTTGGCGGAGAAGGTCCGCTGGTGATCGGTGGGGTACGTATTCCCTATGAGCGTGGCTTGCTGGCGCATTCCGATGGCGACGTGGTGCTGCACGCCGTCACCGATGCGTTGCTGGGCGCGGCGGCGATGGGCGATATCGGTAAACTGTTTCCCGACACCGATCCGGCCTACCGCGGCATTGACAGCCGCGAACTGCTGCGCGAAGCCTGGCGTCGCATCACCGCTAAAGGTTACCAACTGGGCAACCTTGATGTCACCATCATCGCGCAGGCGCCGAAAATGGCGCCGCACATCCCGCAGATGCGCGTCAACATCGCCGAAGATCTGCAATCACACATGGATGATGTCAACGTCAAAGCCACCACGACTGAACAGCTGGGCTTTACCGGCCGTGGCGAAGGGATTGCCTGCGAGGCGGTGGTGTTGCTGGTCAAGAGCGATGCTACCGGCGTGGTGGCATGGTAA
- the cysD gene encoding sulfate adenylyltransferase subunit CysD, giving the protein MDEKRLTHLKQLEAESIHIIREVAAEFSNPVMLYSIGKDSSVMLHLARKAFFPGTLPFPLLHVDTGWKFREMYQFRDRTAKAYGCELLVHRNPEGVAMGINPFVHGSAKHTDIMKTEGLKQALDKYGFDAAFGGARRDEEKSRAKERIYSFRDRFHRWDPKNQRPELWNNYNGQINKGESIRVFPLSNWTELDIWQYIYLENIDIVPLYLAAERPVLERDGMLLMVDDDRIDLQPGEVITQRMVRFRTLGCWPLTGAVESQAQTLPEIIEEMLVSTTSERQGRVIDRDQAGSMELKKRQGYF; this is encoded by the coding sequence ATGGACGAGAAAAGACTCACGCATTTAAAACAGCTTGAAGCGGAAAGTATTCATATCATTCGTGAGGTAGCGGCTGAGTTCAGCAACCCGGTGATGCTGTATTCCATCGGCAAGGACTCCTCCGTGATGCTGCATCTGGCCCGTAAGGCGTTCTTTCCGGGCACGCTGCCGTTCCCGCTGCTGCATGTGGATACCGGCTGGAAATTCCGCGAAATGTACCAATTCCGTGATCGTACCGCCAAAGCCTACGGCTGCGAACTGTTGGTGCACCGCAACCCGGAAGGGGTAGCGATGGGCATCAACCCGTTTGTGCACGGCAGCGCCAAGCATACCGACATCATGAAAACCGAAGGGTTGAAACAGGCGCTGGACAAGTACGGCTTTGACGCCGCGTTCGGCGGCGCCCGCCGCGACGAGGAAAAATCCCGCGCCAAAGAGCGTATCTACTCTTTCCGCGATCGCTTCCATCGCTGGGACCCGAAAAACCAGCGTCCGGAGCTGTGGAACAACTATAACGGCCAGATCAACAAGGGCGAAAGCATCCGCGTGTTCCCGCTGTCCAACTGGACCGAACTGGATATCTGGCAGTACATCTATCTGGAAAATATCGATATCGTGCCGCTGTATCTGGCCGCTGAGCGCCCGGTGCTGGAGCGCGACGGCATGTTGCTGATGGTGGACGACGACCGCATCGACCTGCAGCCTGGCGAAGTAATTACCCAGCGCATGGTGCGTTTCCGTACGCTCGGCTGCTGGCCGCTGACCGGCGCGGTGGAATCGCAGGCGCAGACGCTGCCGGAAATCATTGAAGAGATGCTGGTGTCGACCACCAGCGAGCGTCAGGGACGGGTGATTGACCGCGATCAGGCCGGCTCGATGGAGCTGAAAAAGCGTCAAGGGTATTTCTGA
- the ispD gene encoding 2-C-methyl-D-erythritol 4-phosphate cytidylyltransferase: protein MSTPNQSLAEVVAVLPAAGNGSRMQSDRPKQYLSIGGKTILEHTVAALLRHPRIQRVVIAISADDRYFPELPLATDPRIQVVTGGRQRADSVLAGLLQLPHTDWVLVHDAARPCLHQDDLSRLLALTGQSEVGGILAAPVRDTMKRSRDGVIDHTVEREALWHALTPQLFPLALLRGCLERALREGATVTDEASALEYCGYRPQIVPGRADNIKVTRPEDLALAEFYLTHRPDHHQQDNKGA from the coding sequence ATGTCTACTCCAAATCAGTCTTTGGCTGAGGTGGTTGCTGTTTTGCCGGCGGCCGGTAACGGCAGCCGGATGCAGAGCGACCGCCCCAAGCAGTACCTTTCCATCGGCGGTAAAACCATTCTTGAGCACACGGTCGCGGCTTTGTTGCGTCATCCGCGTATTCAACGGGTGGTTATCGCCATCAGCGCCGATGACCGTTATTTTCCCGAACTGCCCCTCGCAACTGATCCGCGTATTCAGGTAGTGACCGGCGGCCGCCAGCGGGCCGATTCGGTGCTGGCCGGTTTACTGCAGTTGCCGCACACCGATTGGGTGCTGGTGCATGACGCGGCGCGGCCCTGTTTGCATCAGGACGATCTGTCCCGGCTGCTGGCGCTGACCGGGCAAAGTGAGGTCGGCGGCATTTTGGCGGCGCCGGTGCGTGATACCATGAAGCGAAGCCGGGATGGCGTCATCGACCATACGGTGGAGCGCGAGGCGCTGTGGCACGCCCTGACGCCGCAGCTGTTCCCGCTGGCGCTGCTGCGGGGCTGCCTGGAGCGAGCGTTGCGCGAAGGCGCGACCGTTACCGACGAGGCGTCGGCGCTGGAATATTGCGGCTATCGTCCGCAGATTGTTCCGGGACGGGCAGACAACATCAAGGTTACGCGCCCGGAAGATCTGGCGCTGGCGGAGTTTTATCTGACGCACCGCCCGGATCATCATCAACAAGATAATAAAGGAGCCTGA
- the nlpD gene encoding murein hydrolase activator NlpD: MGSQIVNWRQIAVCSVITLGLAGCANDNNQAAPISSVGDNGAGSRSGSTTTYSPPPRISSVGSVSNNTQTVPSAGISRPPSDAGVTTREGKIVYNRSYNSIPKGSYSGNTYTVKRGDTLFYIAWITGNDYRELAQRNNIQEPYSLNVGQSLSLGSNMNAGGSTQGMAIASAPTTVTTSAPVEISPSNSGHMLPENAAKASGSGRMLSGNATASSSGHMLPANAAAAAAAQPSSATQMQTTQVDSQPTNAYSESSGKQNVGKMLPTAGAATTLPTTEPTQTNTAIASWRWPTDGKVIDSFSASEGGNKGIDIAGSRGQSVIATASGRVVYAGNALRGYGNLIIIKHNDDYLSAYAHNETMLVREQQEVKAGQQIATMGSTGTSSVRLHFEIRYKGKSVNPLRFLPQR; encoded by the coding sequence ATGGGAAGCCAAATCGTGAACTGGCGTCAGATCGCTGTGTGTTCGGTTATTACTCTGGGATTGGCCGGTTGTGCAAATGACAATAATCAGGCGGCCCCGATCAGCAGCGTGGGAGATAACGGCGCAGGAAGTCGTTCGGGCAGTACCACCACCTATTCGCCGCCGCCGCGCATTTCCAGCGTGGGCAGCGTGAGCAATAATACTCAAACCGTTCCTTCGGCGGGCATCAGCCGCCCTCCCAGCGATGCGGGGGTCACTACCCGTGAAGGTAAGATTGTCTATAACCGCAGCTATAACAGCATCCCCAAAGGGAGCTACAGCGGCAATACCTACACCGTCAAACGCGGGGATACCCTGTTCTATATTGCCTGGATTACCGGCAACGATTATCGCGAACTGGCGCAGCGCAACAACATTCAGGAACCTTACAGCCTGAATGTGGGCCAGTCGTTAAGCCTCGGTAGCAATATGAATGCCGGCGGTAGCACCCAGGGCATGGCGATTGCCAGCGCGCCGACGACGGTAACGACATCCGCACCGGTGGAAATCAGCCCGTCCAACAGCGGTCATATGCTGCCTGAAAATGCCGCTAAAGCCTCCGGCAGCGGCCGTATGCTGTCAGGCAACGCCACCGCCAGCAGCAGCGGTCATATGCTGCCGGCTAACGCAGCCGCCGCAGCTGCCGCGCAGCCGTCATCGGCAACACAAATGCAGACTACGCAGGTTGATTCTCAACCAACTAATGCGTATTCTGAAAGTTCGGGTAAACAGAATGTGGGTAAGATGTTGCCCACGGCGGGAGCCGCGACCACGCTTCCGACCACCGAACCGACGCAAACGAACACGGCAATTGCCAGCTGGCGTTGGCCTACAGACGGGAAAGTCATAGATAGTTTCTCAGCCTCAGAGGGGGGAAATAAAGGGATTGATATCGCCGGCTCACGTGGGCAATCCGTTATCGCTACCGCATCCGGGCGTGTAGTGTATGCGGGTAATGCGTTACGTGGTTACGGTAATCTGATCATCATCAAACATAATGATGATTACCTGAGCGCCTATGCCCATAACGAAACCATGCTGGTCCGGGAACAACAAGAGGTAAAGGCGGGTCAACAAATTGCTACCATGGGTAGCACCGGAACCAGTTCAGTACGCTTGCATTTTGAAATTCGTTACAAGGGGAAATCCGTAAACCCGCTGCGTTTTCTTCCGCAGCGATAA
- the ftsB gene encoding cell division protein FtsB gives MGKLSLLLLILLGWLQYSLWLGKNGVHDYVRVKDDVAVQQANNVKLKSRNEQLFAEIDDLNGGQEAIEERARNELGMTKPGESFYRLVADQADRRVGANPSTAPSTSSSTSR, from the coding sequence ATGGGAAAACTTTCGCTGTTATTGTTGATTCTTCTCGGTTGGTTGCAATATTCGCTCTGGCTGGGGAAAAACGGTGTTCATGACTATGTGCGGGTGAAGGATGACGTGGCGGTGCAACAGGCCAACAACGTCAAACTGAAATCCCGCAACGAACAGCTGTTTGCGGAAATAGACGATCTCAATGGTGGTCAGGAAGCCATTGAGGAACGGGCGCGCAACGAGCTGGGCATGACTAAACCCGGAGAAAGCTTTTATCGTCTGGTGGCCGACCAGGCGGATCGTCGCGTCGGCGCGAACCCGTCGACGGCCCCTTCCACTTCATCATCGACGTCTCGCTAG
- the truD gene encoding tRNA pseudouridine(13) synthase TruD, which yields MVMRESLFWLHGEPAATGVLKASPDDFFVAEDLGFAPDGDGEHVLVRVRKRGCNTTFVAEALAKFAGIPARSVSYAGLKDRHAVTEQWFCLHLPGKAVPAWAAFALEGCEILEAQRHRRKLRIGALRGNHFSLVLREVSDRADVEARLALIAGEGVPNYFGSQRFGRDGNNLEQARRWANDEIRVKDRSKRSFYLSAVRSELFNLMASARLATYGATQVLTGDALQLAGRGSWFVVKPEEQAEAQSRVIAGELQITAALPGQGESGVQEQALAFEQQCLEGQTLLLSLLTRERVDSARRAVMLYPQDLRWSWRDDVTLELHFWLPAGCFATSVVRELLLPVQQENEWAA from the coding sequence ATGGTAATGCGTGAATCACTGTTTTGGTTGCATGGCGAACCGGCCGCAACGGGGGTGCTGAAAGCATCGCCGGATGATTTTTTTGTCGCCGAAGATCTGGGATTTGCACCTGATGGCGATGGCGAACATGTGCTGGTGCGTGTGCGCAAACGCGGTTGCAACACCACGTTTGTGGCGGAAGCGCTGGCGAAGTTCGCCGGCATTCCGGCGCGTTCCGTCAGTTATGCCGGGTTGAAAGATCGCCATGCGGTAACCGAACAATGGTTCTGCCTGCATTTGCCGGGTAAAGCGGTGCCGGCGTGGGCGGCATTTGCGCTGGAAGGGTGCGAAATTCTTGAAGCGCAGCGCCATCGCCGTAAACTGCGTATTGGCGCGTTGCGCGGCAACCATTTTAGTCTGGTGCTGCGTGAGGTTAGCGACCGTGCCGATGTTGAAGCCCGTCTGGCGCTGATCGCCGGTGAAGGCGTGCCCAACTATTTCGGCAGCCAGCGTTTCGGTCGTGACGGCAACAATCTGGAACAGGCCCGCCGCTGGGCGAATGACGAGATTCGGGTTAAGGATCGCAGCAAGCGCAGCTTCTACCTTTCCGCCGTGCGCAGTGAGTTATTCAACCTGATGGCCAGTGCGCGTCTGGCGACGTATGGCGCAACGCAGGTGTTGACCGGCGATGCGCTGCAACTGGCTGGCCGCGGCAGTTGGTTTGTGGTCAAGCCGGAAGAACAGGCTGAGGCGCAGTCGCGCGTGATAGCCGGCGAACTGCAGATTACCGCCGCATTGCCGGGGCAGGGCGAATCAGGTGTGCAGGAACAGGCGCTGGCGTTCGAGCAGCAATGCCTGGAAGGCCAGACGCTGTTGTTGTCATTGCTGACGCGTGAGCGAGTGGACAGCGCGCGCCGCGCCGTCATGTTATATCCGCAAGACCTGCGCTGGTCATGGCGGGATGACGTCACGCTTGAGTTACACTTCTGGTTGCCGGCAGGGTGCTTCGCCACCAGCGTGGTGCGGGAGCTACTGCTTCCCGTGCAACAGGAAAACGAGTGGGCGGCCTGA
- a CDS encoding DUF3561 family protein, whose product MQSVTPLPDSNTQADHAEEEDASFVSCSPLVGALAGFCFYWLAFSLPFIVYGLNSTLLLMLYTWPFFLALMPLSVLIGMLFRVLLPNHVVWMMLCCAVSIPGVFWLVFLLITGW is encoded by the coding sequence ATGCAGAGTGTGACGCCATTACCTGATAGCAATACGCAAGCCGACCATGCCGAGGAGGAGGACGCGTCCTTCGTTTCTTGCAGCCCGCTGGTAGGGGCGCTGGCAGGCTTCTGCTTTTACTGGTTGGCTTTTTCTCTGCCGTTTATCGTGTATGGCCTGAATTCCACGCTATTGCTGATGCTTTACACCTGGCCCTTTTTTCTGGCGCTGATGCCCCTGTCGGTATTGATCGGCATGCTGTTTCGCGTGCTGTTGCCGAATCATGTGGTGTGGATGATGCTCTGCTGCGCAGTCAGCATTCCGGGCGTGTTCTGGCTGGTGTTCTTACTGATCACCGGGTGGTAG
- the cysN gene encoding sulfate adenylyltransferase subunit CysN encodes MNHSIAKQIADQGGVEAYLHAQQNKSLLRFLTCGSVDDGKSTLIGRLLHDTRQIYEDQLSTLHNDSKRLGTQGEKLDLALLVDGLQAEREQGITIDVAYRYFSTEKRKFIIADTPGHEQYTRNMATGASTCELAILLIDARKGVLDQTRRHSFIATLLGIRHLVVAVNKMDLVGYQQAVFEQFKQDYLDFASQLPTDLDITFVPISALDGDNVATPSTTMNWYRGPTLLDVLETVNVSSRSLSQPMRFPVQYVNRPNLDFRGYAGTVASGVVRVGQRVKVLPSGVESSVSRIVTFDGDLQQAQAGEAVTLVLSSEVDISRGDLLVGSEETLQPVRSAKVDVVWMAEQPLVSGQSYDIKIAGKKTRARVENIDYQVEINTLTQRVTESLPLNGIGLVELTFDEPLVLDKYQQNSVTGGMIFIDRLSNVTVGAGLVREPVELAEAETGSYSAFELELNALIRRHFPHWGARDLLGGK; translated from the coding sequence ATGAATCATAGTATTGCAAAACAGATTGCCGATCAGGGCGGGGTTGAGGCTTATCTTCACGCACAGCAGAACAAAAGCCTGTTGCGTTTTCTGACCTGCGGCAGCGTTGACGATGGCAAAAGCACCCTGATCGGCCGGCTGTTGCACGATACCCGTCAGATTTACGAAGATCAGCTCTCTACGCTGCACAATGACAGCAAGCGCCTTGGCACCCAGGGCGAAAAACTCGATCTGGCGCTGCTGGTGGACGGCTTGCAGGCGGAACGCGAGCAGGGCATCACCATTGATGTGGCTTACCGCTATTTTTCCACGGAAAAACGCAAGTTCATCATTGCCGACACACCGGGGCATGAGCAGTACACCCGCAATATGGCGACCGGCGCTTCCACCTGCGAGCTGGCGATCCTGCTGATCGACGCGCGCAAGGGCGTGCTGGATCAGACTCGCCGCCACAGCTTTATCGCCACGCTGCTGGGCATTCGTCATCTGGTGGTGGCGGTCAACAAGATGGATCTGGTGGGGTATCAGCAGGCGGTCTTCGAGCAGTTCAAACAGGATTATCTGGACTTCGCCAGTCAACTGCCGACCGATCTGGATATCACCTTTGTGCCGATTTCCGCGCTGGATGGCGACAATGTCGCGACGCCGAGCACGACCATGAACTGGTACCGCGGTCCGACGCTGCTGGATGTGCTGGAGACGGTCAATGTCTCTTCCCGCAGCCTGAGCCAGCCGATGCGTTTCCCGGTGCAGTACGTCAACCGCCCGAACCTTGATTTTCGCGGCTACGCCGGCACGGTGGCGTCTGGCGTGGTGCGGGTCGGACAGCGTGTGAAAGTGCTGCCGTCCGGCGTGGAGTCCAGCGTCAGCCGCATCGTCACCTTTGATGGCGACCTGCAACAGGCACAGGCTGGCGAAGCGGTGACGCTGGTGTTATCCAGCGAAGTCGACATCAGTCGGGGCGACCTGCTGGTCGGCAGCGAGGAAACGCTCCAGCCGGTACGCAGCGCGAAGGTGGATGTGGTGTGGATGGCGGAGCAGCCGCTGGTGTCGGGACAAAGCTACGACATCAAGATTGCCGGTAAGAAAACCCGCGCGCGGGTGGAAAACATCGACTATCAGGTGGAAATCAATACGCTGACTCAGCGGGTTACCGAGTCGCTGCCGCTCAACGGCATTGGTCTGGTCGAGCTGACCTTTGATGAACCGCTGGTGCTGGACAAATATCAGCAAAATTCTGTCACCGGCGGCATGATTTTTATCGATCGCCTGAGCAACGTGACGGTCGGCGCCGGGCTGGTGCGTGAGCCGGTCGAGCTGGCGGAAGCGGAAACCGGCAGTTACAGCGCTTTTGAGCTGGAACTGAATGCGCTGATTCGCCGCCACTTCCCGCACTGGGGCGCGCGCGATCTGCTGGGAGGAAAATAA
- the cysC gene encoding adenylyl-sulfate kinase, whose protein sequence is MAQTHSRPGAPADDNVVWHDHAVTREDRERQHGHRGAVVWFTGLSGSGKSTLAGALEQALFARGVSTYLLDGDNVRHGLCRDLGFSDDDRRENIRRVGEVARLMVDSGLVVLTAFISPHRAERQMVRELLDQEQFLEVFVDTPLAICEARDPKGLYRKARAGELRNFTGIDAVYEAPEQPELHLDGQQLVTNLVAELLDMLHGRAII, encoded by the coding sequence GTGGCGCAAACGCATTCCCGGCCGGGCGCGCCGGCCGACGACAATGTGGTGTGGCACGACCATGCGGTCACGCGCGAAGACCGTGAGCGTCAGCACGGGCACCGTGGGGCGGTGGTGTGGTTCACCGGGCTGTCCGGTTCCGGTAAATCTACGCTGGCCGGCGCACTGGAGCAGGCCTTGTTTGCCCGTGGCGTCAGCACCTATCTGCTGGATGGCGATAACGTTCGGCATGGGCTGTGCCGGGATTTGGGATTCAGCGATGACGACCGGCGGGAGAACATCCGCCGGGTGGGGGAAGTGGCCCGGTTGATGGTCGATTCCGGGCTGGTTGTATTAACCGCGTTTATCTCTCCGCACCGTGCTGAACGGCAGATGGTGCGAGAACTGCTTGATCAGGAGCAGTTTCTTGAAGTGTTCGTCGATACGCCGCTGGCTATTTGTGAAGCCCGCGACCCCAAAGGTTTATACAGGAAAGCCCGTGCCGGCGAGTTGCGCAATTTCACCGGCATTGACGCGGTTTATGAGGCGCCGGAACAGCCGGAATTGCATCTGGACGGCCAACAATTGGTAACAAATTTAGTCGCTGAATTATTAGATATGCTGCACGGTCGAGCTATCATCTAA